A part of Streptomyces sp. NBC_01497 genomic DNA contains:
- a CDS encoding ferredoxin yields MTDWHIEVDGHVCVGSGMCVALAPDRFALDGPAARVVPGAADAGADDVLLDVADSCPASAITVTDGGSGQVLGPRP; encoded by the coding sequence ATGACCGACTGGCACATCGAGGTGGACGGACACGTCTGCGTCGGCTCCGGCATGTGTGTCGCGCTGGCACCCGACCGGTTCGCCCTGGACGGCCCGGCGGCCCGTGTGGTGCCGGGCGCGGCCGACGCGGGCGCGGACGACGTGCTGCTCGACGTGGCGGACTCCTGCCCGGCCTCGGCGATCACGGTGACGGACGGCGGCTCCGGGCAGGTGTTGGGCCCCCGGCCGTGA
- a CDS encoding HAD-IIA family hydrolase, whose protein sequence is MAERKPIESWLTDMDGVLVHEGVPIPGAAEFLKRLRDSGKPFLVLTNNSIYTPRDLQARLSRMGLQVPVENIWTSALATARFLEDQRPGGTAYVIGEAGLTTALHDIGYVLTDHEPDYVVLGETRTYSFEALTRAIRLINNGARFICTNPDETGPSAEGPLPAAGAVAALITKATGKDPYFAGKPNPLMMRTGLNAIGAHSETSAMIGDRMDTDMLAGLEAGVETFLVLTGVTKRADIDRYPFRPSNTVDSIADLIDLV, encoded by the coding sequence GTGGCAGAGCGCAAGCCCATCGAATCGTGGCTCACGGACATGGACGGTGTCCTCGTGCACGAAGGGGTTCCGATCCCGGGCGCCGCCGAGTTCCTGAAGCGGCTGCGGGACTCGGGCAAGCCCTTCCTCGTCCTCACCAACAATTCCATCTACACACCCCGCGATCTCCAGGCCCGGCTGTCCAGGATGGGTCTGCAGGTGCCGGTGGAGAACATCTGGACGTCCGCCCTGGCCACCGCGAGGTTCCTGGAGGACCAGCGGCCCGGCGGCACCGCGTACGTCATCGGTGAGGCGGGGCTGACCACCGCGCTGCACGACATCGGCTATGTGCTCACCGACCACGAGCCCGACTACGTGGTGCTCGGCGAGACGCGCACGTACTCATTCGAGGCGCTCACCCGCGCGATTCGCCTGATCAACAACGGCGCACGGTTCATCTGCACGAACCCGGACGAGACCGGCCCGTCGGCTGAGGGCCCGCTGCCCGCCGCCGGTGCGGTCGCCGCGCTGATCACCAAGGCGACCGGCAAGGACCCGTACTTCGCGGGCAAGCCCAACCCGCTGATGATGCGTACCGGCCTCAACGCGATCGGTGCCCACTCCGAGACCAGCGCGATGATCGGCGACCGCATGGACACCGACATGCTGGCGGGCCTGGAGGCCGGGGTCGAGACGTTTCTCGTGCTGACCGGTGTGACCAAGCGCGCCGACATCGACCGGTACCCGTTCCGCCCGTCGAACACCGTCGATTCGATCGCGGACCTCATCGACCTGGTCTGA
- a CDS encoding class F sortase: MSDGKSATGSGRGTGRAVTGVAWAVLLLGLWLWGRGAADGSAGGASAPATGDIAAVGRPLGVPLPPAHRPLDPSRPERVEIPSLGITAPVTARGLDATGAVDPPPYSAPGTVGWYGAGTQPGAAGTSVFVGHVDTDTRPAVFYGLSAAKAGKKVRVTRADGSVAEFTISDVEVVPRKHFDAAKVYGAGRRNRADLRLITCGGTFDRKTHAYTANVVVSAYLTGVVDAGSGERDGDRTTKAAAG; this comes from the coding sequence GTGTCCGACGGGAAGTCCGCCACCGGCTCCGGCCGGGGTACCGGCCGCGCGGTCACCGGGGTGGCCTGGGCCGTGCTGCTGCTGGGGCTCTGGCTCTGGGGCCGCGGCGCCGCCGACGGTTCGGCGGGCGGCGCCTCGGCGCCCGCCACGGGTGACATCGCGGCCGTCGGCAGGCCGCTCGGCGTGCCACTGCCGCCGGCGCACCGCCCCCTCGATCCGTCACGGCCCGAGCGCGTCGAGATTCCGTCACTCGGGATCACCGCGCCCGTCACCGCGCGCGGCCTCGACGCGACGGGCGCGGTCGACCCCCCGCCGTACTCCGCACCCGGCACGGTCGGCTGGTACGGCGCCGGTACGCAGCCGGGCGCCGCGGGCACCTCGGTCTTCGTCGGGCACGTGGACACCGACACCCGGCCCGCGGTCTTCTACGGACTGAGCGCGGCGAAGGCGGGCAAGAAGGTACGGGTGACGCGGGCCGACGGCTCGGTCGCCGAGTTCACGATCAGCGATGTGGAGGTCGTGCCCAGGAAGCACTTCGACGCCGCGAAGGTCTACGGCGCGGGCCGGCGGAACCGGGCCGACCTGCGGCTGATCACCTGCGGTGGGACCTTCGACCGCAAGACCCACGCATACACGGCGAACGTGGTGGTCTCGGCCTACCTGACGGGGGTCGTGGACGCTGGTTCCGGCGAGCGCGACGGCGACAGGACCACGAAGGCCGCGGCCGGCTGA
- a CDS encoding peptidoglycan-binding protein, translating to MTVPVFEEYEPALDCPCAGCAQRRRERAQSAAGHDGGPGARRALALATAVGLAWGCSTMAASAATPHAPGDATAPHVRAVAPGLSGRSTGSSGTAGSAAAATSAATAADQDPGTPQGGSGPLHGKPGGSGPATDLAKTTRAEIISRAKRWVSAQVPYSMTTYWSDGYRQDCSGYVSMAWNLPENEWTGSLSEYGDKIARADLQPGDILLFHNPDDPSKGSHVTIFGGWADASHATYLAYEQTPPHTRAQTTPMAYWSNSDKYIPYRYKGIEEGAAGAAAPAPVAFPGAAKFGPGANNEYVTRLGRMLVARGGKRFYTDGPGPRWGEADQRATQAFQQAQGWRGSEADGMPGPGTWRLLVQGLGKDIPPATDSAAHGKPASAASASPAAPSVPAAQAKPAASAVPVAKAPAYPGSQYFGPGRSNAYVEQLGEQLVKKGFGTQYTNGPGRTWGEPDRRNVAAFQRALGWRGGAADGHPGPETWRRLFA from the coding sequence ATGACCGTCCCGGTCTTCGAAGAGTACGAACCCGCTCTCGACTGCCCTTGTGCGGGATGCGCGCAGCGGCGGCGGGAGCGAGCCCAGAGTGCGGCCGGCCACGACGGCGGCCCCGGCGCGCGGCGCGCGCTGGCACTCGCCACAGCGGTGGGGCTCGCCTGGGGGTGCTCCACGATGGCGGCCTCGGCCGCGACGCCCCATGCCCCCGGTGACGCCACGGCGCCGCACGTCCGCGCGGTGGCGCCCGGCCTGTCCGGCCGGTCCACCGGCTCCAGCGGAACCGCCGGCTCGGCCGCGGCCGCCACCTCCGCCGCGACCGCCGCCGACCAGGACCCGGGAACACCCCAGGGCGGCAGCGGACCGCTGCACGGGAAGCCCGGCGGCAGTGGCCCGGCCACGGATCTGGCGAAGACCACACGCGCCGAGATCATCAGCCGCGCGAAGCGGTGGGTGAGCGCCCAGGTGCCCTACAGCATGACGACGTACTGGAGTGACGGATACCGGCAGGACTGCTCCGGCTACGTGTCCATGGCCTGGAACCTGCCGGAGAACGAGTGGACCGGCAGCCTTTCGGAGTACGGCGACAAGATCGCGCGCGCGGACCTCCAGCCCGGCGACATCCTGCTGTTCCACAACCCCGACGACCCCAGCAAGGGATCGCACGTCACGATCTTCGGCGGCTGGGCGGACGCCTCGCACGCCACGTACCTGGCCTACGAGCAGACGCCGCCGCACACGCGGGCGCAGACGACGCCGATGGCGTACTGGTCCAACTCCGACAAGTACATCCCGTACCGCTACAAGGGGATCGAGGAGGGCGCGGCCGGTGCCGCGGCCCCGGCTCCCGTGGCGTTCCCCGGTGCGGCGAAGTTCGGTCCCGGCGCGAACAACGAGTACGTCACCCGGCTCGGCCGGATGCTGGTGGCGCGCGGCGGCAAGCGCTTCTACACCGACGGTCCAGGCCCGCGCTGGGGCGAGGCGGACCAGCGGGCGACGCAGGCGTTCCAGCAGGCGCAGGGGTGGCGGGGGAGTGAGGCGGACGGGATGCCGGGCCCCGGGACCTGGCGCCTTCTCGTCCAGGGCCTCGGCAAGGACATCCCGCCGGCGACCGACTCCGCCGCCCACGGCAAGCCCGCCTCCGCGGCCTCCGCATCCCCTGCGGCCCCGTCGGTCCCGGCGGCGCAGGCCAAGCCGGCCGCTTCGGCCGTGCCGGTCGCGAAGGCGCCCGCGTACCCGGGCAGCCAGTACTTCGGGCCCGGCCGGTCGAACGCGTACGTCGAGCAGCTCGGCGAGCAGCTCGTGAAGAAGGGCTTCGGCACGCAATACACGAACGGCCCGGGCCGTACGTGGGGCGAGCCGGACCGCAGGAACGTGGCGGCGTTCCAGCGGGCCCTGGGATGGCGGGGCGGCGCGGCGGACGGCCACCCGGGCCCGGAGACATGGCGACGACTGTTCGCGTGA
- a CDS encoding SPFH domain-containing protein yields MTTTTPPHDARPPQAPPTAGAPAGLPAEGGTPQEASGAQSGAEPGRAPAPLPGPVAEGPSGAGGAGEARGTTAHEPDAATATTGTSRTADTPEMTGTKDTTGTGERTETSRATGLLTVPGLALDDGAPADATTAGPGDDGPGDGCAAGAAGVAPVASETASTRNVSDATGSAGTPDGTPAPASASGPAFSEPGPASGPAVSVAGPARLVGGIATPGPAEGDWAFADRPGGEDAFVGALAGSGTARRSPLIVGEATHEIPVHLLFRDEVDPAVRRSPTVVGRRLGTGEQPRIRRTAPPTRPETPLDPRFNERPGPALPGWAAAFAGALTLLGCLALLWRAGALPDMLTALAGLAPYPYHGIGLGQWLLLTLGVLVLLFTLGGLSRGRVGHALVLTLFGEYRGSVRRTGLLWISPLLLRRRVDVRLRHWRSEPMPAMDANGTGLRVVVLVVWRVRDTVRATLGIRDHEEYLREQVEAAMARVLSQLPADAFHGMSPTLRNVEAVGDSLTRVLSTECRAAGIEVFSAQPTRIEYAPEIADVMRRSRIAALDARHRDTVLNAVVDAVDDTVQRLTARGLVELDDYERKALVKDLTVAFYTGRAGSPGERL; encoded by the coding sequence ATGACGACGACGACCCCGCCCCACGACGCCCGGCCGCCGCAGGCCCCGCCTACGGCCGGGGCCCCCGCGGGCCTGCCGGCCGAGGGCGGCACGCCCCAGGAGGCGTCCGGGGCGCAGTCCGGGGCAGAGCCCGGGCGGGCCCCCGCGCCGCTGCCGGGACCGGTGGCTGAAGGGCCGTCGGGGGCGGGCGGCGCCGGGGAGGCACGGGGCACGACCGCCCACGAGCCCGACGCGGCGACGGCGACGACCGGCACGAGCCGGACGGCTGACACGCCGGAGATGACCGGGACGAAGGACACCACCGGGACGGGGGAGCGGACGGAGACGTCCCGTGCGACGGGCCTTCTCACGGTGCCGGGCCTCGCCCTCGACGACGGCGCCCCTGCCGACGCGACCACTGCCGGCCCCGGTGACGACGGCCCCGGCGATGGGTGCGCCGCGGGGGCCGCCGGGGTCGCACCCGTGGCTTCGGAAACGGCGTCCACGAGGAACGTGAGCGACGCGACAGGTTCGGCGGGGACTCCGGACGGGACGCCCGCCCCCGCTTCCGCTTCGGGACCCGCGTTCTCCGAGCCCGGCCCCGCTTCCGGGCCCGCGGTCTCCGTGGCCGGACCCGCCCGGCTCGTGGGCGGCATCGCGACGCCCGGGCCGGCCGAGGGCGACTGGGCCTTCGCCGACCGGCCGGGCGGGGAGGACGCGTTCGTGGGGGCACTCGCCGGGTCCGGAACGGCCCGGCGCAGCCCGCTGATCGTGGGCGAGGCGACCCACGAGATCCCCGTGCACCTGCTCTTCCGCGACGAGGTCGACCCCGCCGTGCGCCGGTCGCCCACCGTCGTGGGGCGCCGCCTGGGCACCGGTGAGCAGCCGCGTATCCGCCGCACCGCACCGCCGACCCGGCCCGAGACGCCCCTGGACCCCCGGTTCAACGAGCGCCCGGGGCCCGCGCTGCCCGGCTGGGCCGCCGCGTTCGCCGGGGCGCTCACCCTCCTCGGCTGCCTCGCCCTGCTGTGGCGGGCAGGCGCCCTGCCCGACATGCTCACCGCTCTGGCGGGGCTCGCCCCGTACCCGTACCACGGCATCGGTCTCGGCCAGTGGCTGCTGCTCACGCTCGGCGTGCTCGTGCTGCTGTTCACGCTCGGCGGCCTCAGCCGGGGCCGGGTCGGGCACGCGCTCGTGCTGACCCTGTTCGGCGAGTACCGGGGCAGCGTCCGCAGGACAGGACTGCTGTGGATCAGCCCGCTGCTGCTGCGCCGCCGGGTCGACGTACGGCTGCGCCACTGGCGTTCCGAGCCGATGCCGGCCATGGACGCCAACGGCACCGGGCTGCGGGTCGTCGTCCTCGTCGTATGGCGGGTGCGGGACACCGTACGGGCGACGCTCGGTATCCGGGACCACGAGGAGTACCTGCGTGAGCAGGTCGAGGCCGCGATGGCGCGGGTCCTCTCGCAGCTGCCGGCGGACGCCTTCCACGGCATGTCGCCGACGCTGCGCAATGTCGAGGCCGTCGGGGACTCGCTGACCCGGGTGCTCTCCACCGAGTGCAGGGCCGCCGGCATCGAGGTGTTCTCCGCGCAGCCGACCCGCATCGAGTACGCGCCGGAGATCGCCGACGTGATGCGGCGCAGCCGGATCGCGGCGCTCGACGCCCGCCACCGGGACACGGTCCTGAACGCCGTGGTCGACGCGGTGGACGACACCGTGCAGCGGCTCACCGCGCGCGGTCTGGTCGAACTGGACGACTACGAGCGCAAGGCGCTCGTGAAGGACCTGACGGTCGCGTTCTACACGGGCAGGGCGGGCAGCCCGGGCGAACGCCTCTGA
- a CDS encoding IclR family transcriptional regulator domain-containing protein, whose protein sequence is MARGDPNPPFHSVHYVLRVLETVFRYGNGVREPGIARETGLPPAHLSALLALLSREGYVERLADGAYIAGDPLALLGSDAARGRTLEAKLQQALTRLRDSLGAAVYISRYIDGELRVTQVAAGPDMPAVTEWVEFSAAAHASAVGKCLLTQLDQNSRRDHLSRHKVARLTSRTITNERVLLSRLDSQPPTVPVLDLQEYAVGTVCAAVPLTAGSTVGALALSLPVERAHQLRAAAATLNREAAPLALTLTMQNGGRHAPASWT, encoded by the coding sequence GTGGCCAGAGGGGATCCGAACCCGCCGTTCCACTCGGTGCACTACGTGCTGCGCGTGCTGGAGACGGTCTTCCGGTACGGCAACGGCGTCAGGGAACCGGGGATCGCACGCGAGACCGGGCTGCCGCCCGCGCATCTGTCCGCCCTGCTCGCGCTGCTGAGCCGCGAGGGGTACGTGGAGCGGCTGGCCGACGGCGCGTACATCGCCGGGGACCCGCTGGCCCTGCTCGGCTCGGACGCGGCGCGGGGGCGGACGCTGGAGGCCAAGCTCCAGCAGGCGCTGACCCGGCTGCGGGACTCGCTGGGCGCCGCCGTCTACATAAGCCGGTACATCGACGGCGAGCTCCGCGTCACCCAGGTCGCGGCGGGTCCTGACATGCCCGCCGTCACCGAGTGGGTCGAGTTCAGCGCGGCCGCGCACGCCAGCGCGGTCGGCAAGTGCCTGCTCACCCAGCTCGACCAGAACAGCCGCAGGGACCACCTCTCCCGGCACAAGGTGGCGCGCCTGACCTCCCGCACGATCACCAACGAGCGGGTGCTGCTCTCCCGTCTCGACAGCCAGCCGCCCACCGTCCCGGTCCTCGACCTCCAGGAGTACGCGGTCGGCACGGTCTGCGCGGCCGTCCCCCTCACGGCGGGTTCGACGGTGGGCGCGCTCGCCCTGTCGCTGCCGGTCGAGCGCGCCCACCAGCTGCGGGCGGCGGCGGCCACGCTCAACCGGGAGGCGGCCCCGCTCGCACTGACGCTGACCATGCAGAACGGGGGCCGTCACGCCCCCGCCTCCTGGACGTGA
- the ehuA gene encoding ectoine/hydroxyectoine ABC transporter ATP-binding protein EhuA — MATDPLQKTTPEGAAGAVRPAGDTTPAGDATPVDAVPPTVTGTPQDAVPAPAATAAATAAPADVSADDAAARRTGTPMICFEQVEKHYGDHVVLDKLDFEVRRGEHVTLIGPSGSGKTTILRLLMTLERPSGGVIWVGGEPLSHARTSGGGLKPATEKQLRESRRKIGMVFQQFNLFPNMNVLRNITEAPVSVLGVERDEAEARARELLDLVGLGDKVDAHPTQLSGGQQQRVAIARALAMRPDVLLLDEVTSALDPELVAGVLDLLRQIAHDTDITMLCVTHEMNFARDVSDQVLMFDSGRIVEQGPPEKIFSNPEHRRTREFLNAVL; from the coding sequence TTGGCCACTGACCCGTTGCAGAAGACGACACCCGAGGGGGCCGCCGGCGCGGTGCGGCCCGCCGGTGACACGACGCCCGCCGGTGACGCGACACCCGTCGACGCCGTGCCGCCCACCGTCACCGGGACGCCGCAGGACGCCGTCCCGGCGCCGGCCGCCACGGCAGCCGCCACCGCCGCACCCGCCGACGTGAGCGCCGACGACGCGGCGGCCCGGCGAACCGGCACCCCGATGATCTGCTTCGAGCAGGTGGAGAAGCACTACGGCGACCATGTCGTCCTCGACAAACTGGACTTCGAGGTGCGGCGCGGCGAGCACGTGACCCTGATAGGTCCGAGCGGCTCGGGCAAGACCACCATCCTGCGGCTGCTGATGACACTGGAACGGCCCAGCGGCGGGGTGATCTGGGTCGGCGGCGAACCGCTGTCGCACGCCAGGACCTCCGGCGGCGGCCTGAAGCCCGCCACCGAGAAGCAACTGCGGGAATCGCGCCGGAAGATCGGCATGGTCTTCCAGCAGTTCAACCTGTTCCCGAACATGAACGTACTGCGCAACATCACCGAGGCCCCCGTCAGCGTCCTCGGTGTCGAGCGCGACGAGGCGGAGGCCCGGGCACGCGAACTGCTCGATCTGGTCGGGCTCGGCGACAAGGTCGACGCCCACCCCACCCAGCTGTCCGGCGGGCAGCAGCAGCGGGTTGCCATCGCCCGCGCCCTCGCGATGCGGCCGGACGTCCTGCTGCTCGACGAGGTCACCTCGGCGCTCGACCCGGAACTGGTGGCGGGCGTGCTGGACCTGCTGCGGCAGATCGCGCACGACACCGACATCACCATGCTGTGCGTGACCCACGAGATGAACTTCGCGCGTGACGTCTCGGATCAGGTACTGATGTTCGACTCGGGGCGGATCGTGGAGCAGGGACCTCCCGAGAAGATCTTCTCGAACCCCGAGCACCGGCGCACCCGCGAGTTCCTGAACGCCGTGCTGTGA
- the ehuD gene encoding ectoine/hydroxyectoine ABC transporter permease subunit EhuD: MNGSTFDWGAAGDVLPLLLHGFLTTLLATVLGTLVAAVLGLLIAIARRTPTRLVSVPVRAVMEFVRSTPLLVQLVGAATVFSSVDPLVIGIIVLGIHYATYTSEVYRAGIDAVPKGQWEACRALSLSPRRTWQAVVLPQAVRNVLPALGNYGISMFKETPFLAVITVQEMVFEARDYGSEHFAYTEAFTLAGLIFLVASYPTSLLMRKLEKRLGH, from the coding sequence GTGAACGGCTCGACGTTCGACTGGGGCGCGGCGGGCGATGTCCTCCCGCTGCTGCTCCACGGCTTCCTGACCACACTGCTCGCCACCGTGCTCGGCACCCTGGTCGCAGCCGTGCTCGGCCTGCTGATCGCGATCGCGCGCCGGACGCCCACACGGCTGGTGAGTGTGCCGGTGCGGGCGGTCATGGAGTTCGTGCGGTCCACCCCGCTGCTCGTCCAACTGGTGGGCGCGGCCACCGTGTTCTCCAGTGTGGACCCGCTCGTCATCGGCATCATCGTGCTCGGCATCCACTACGCCACCTACACCTCGGAGGTGTACCGGGCAGGCATCGACGCCGTGCCGAAGGGCCAGTGGGAGGCCTGCCGGGCACTGTCCCTGTCGCCGCGCCGCACCTGGCAGGCCGTGGTGCTGCCTCAGGCGGTGCGCAACGTCCTCCCGGCGCTCGGCAACTACGGCATCTCGATGTTCAAGGAGACACCCTTCCTTGCCGTCATCACGGTCCAGGAAATGGTCTTCGAGGCCCGCGATTACGGGTCCGAGCACTTCGCGTACACGGAGGCGTTCACGCTCGCCGGGCTGATCTTCCTGGTCGCGAGCTACCCCACGTCGCTGCTGATGAGAAAGCTGGAGAAGCGCCTTGGCCACTGA
- the ehuC gene encoding ectoine/hydroxyectoine ABC transporter permease subunit EhuC, protein MNTFFTAFFDNLPQVLSGLGVTAQATVLGALIAFVLSFVLGLMAGHHNIVVRGVSRTVVEFFRGTSLYVQLFWLYYALPLLTGYQLSALFCGVLAFALNFGAYGSEVVRGGISAVPRAQWEAAVALNLSPYQRMRRVILPQALAQMIPSFTNLLIQLLKATPLLWLISAADLMTVIQQLRDRTGESLVAYLTLLVCYFILAYVLTLLMNLLERAAKARLGQHTGTGGLFRSRSAASVESVPVVGGGA, encoded by the coding sequence ATGAACACCTTCTTCACGGCCTTCTTCGACAACCTGCCGCAAGTGCTCTCCGGGCTCGGTGTGACCGCGCAGGCCACGGTGCTGGGCGCGCTGATCGCGTTCGTCCTGTCCTTCGTGCTCGGACTCATGGCCGGGCACCACAACATCGTGGTGCGCGGTGTGTCCCGCACGGTCGTCGAGTTCTTCCGCGGCACATCGCTGTACGTCCAGCTGTTCTGGCTGTACTACGCGCTGCCGCTGCTCACCGGCTACCAGCTCAGCGCGCTGTTCTGCGGTGTGCTCGCGTTCGCACTGAACTTCGGGGCGTACGGCTCCGAGGTGGTGCGCGGCGGCATCAGCGCGGTGCCGCGCGCCCAGTGGGAGGCGGCTGTCGCGCTCAACCTCAGCCCGTACCAGAGGATGCGGCGGGTGATCCTGCCGCAGGCCCTCGCCCAGATGATCCCGTCCTTCACCAACCTGCTGATCCAGCTGCTCAAGGCGACGCCGCTGCTGTGGCTGATCTCCGCGGCCGACCTGATGACCGTGATCCAGCAGCTGCGCGACCGCACCGGTGAGTCACTGGTCGCCTATCTCACCCTGCTGGTCTGCTACTTCATCCTCGCCTACGTCCTCACTCTCCTCATGAACCTGCTGGAGAGGGCCGCCAAGGCGCGCCTCGGCCAACACACCGGTACGGGCGGACTGTTCCGCAGCCGCAGCGCGGCCTCGGTGGAATCCGTCCCGGTCGTCGGGGGTGGTGCGTAG
- the ehuB gene encoding ectoine/hydroxyectoine ABC transporter substrate-binding protein EhuB — protein sequence MADFPNLSRRGFLSRSAAVGGLLVVPGALAACSKTSTSAGSGDDVLAKLRKQGYVRVAYAGEAPYGYTEGGVLKGEAPTLHAHIFKALGIDKLKPTLSDFDSLIPGLQAGRYDVVSAGMAITPERCANVLFSEPEFISPTAIMVKKGNPKKITDLPSAKAAGVTVGVMAGAVEASYAKAAGIPASKIKTLQNQQDGADAVKGGRVDAFVLTGISLRWLAKTNPTLEVTPTFVPTLSGKKQYSPGGAAFQKGNEALRDAFNAQLKKITSDQAEYVKLLSTYGFTAAEIPPTTLKTADLCKG from the coding sequence ATGGCTGATTTCCCGAACCTGTCCCGCCGGGGCTTCCTCAGCCGGTCCGCCGCCGTCGGTGGACTGCTCGTCGTACCCGGCGCCCTGGCCGCATGCAGCAAGACCAGCACGTCGGCCGGGTCCGGCGACGACGTACTGGCCAAGCTCCGCAAACAGGGCTACGTGCGCGTCGCGTACGCGGGCGAGGCCCCGTACGGCTACACGGAAGGCGGCGTGCTGAAGGGCGAAGCGCCCACCCTGCACGCCCACATCTTCAAGGCGCTCGGCATCGACAAGCTCAAGCCGACGCTGTCCGACTTCGACAGCCTGATACCGGGCCTGCAGGCCGGCCGCTACGACGTGGTCAGCGCGGGCATGGCGATCACACCGGAGCGCTGCGCCAACGTCCTCTTCTCCGAGCCGGAGTTCATATCGCCCACGGCCATCATGGTGAAGAAGGGCAACCCGAAGAAGATCACCGACCTGCCGTCCGCGAAGGCCGCCGGCGTCACCGTCGGTGTGATGGCGGGAGCCGTCGAGGCCTCGTACGCGAAGGCCGCGGGCATCCCCGCGTCGAAGATCAAGACCCTGCAGAACCAGCAGGACGGCGCCGACGCTGTCAAGGGCGGCCGGGTCGACGCGTTCGTGCTCACCGGTATCTCGCTGCGCTGGCTCGCCAAGACCAACCCGACGCTCGAAGTGACCCCCACCTTCGTGCCCACCCTGAGCGGCAAGAAGCAGTACAGCCCGGGCGGCGCCGCCTTCCAGAAGGGCAACGAGGCACTGCGCGACGCCTTCAACGCCCAGCTGAAGAAGATCACTTCGGATCAGGCGGAGTACGTGAAGCTCCTCAGCACCTACGGCTTCACCGCCGCCGAGATCCCGCCCACCACACTGAAGACGGCCGACCTGTGCAAGGGCTGA
- a CDS encoding TetR/AcrR family transcriptional regulator encodes MTRKTRADAAANREHIVATAREAFAARGVDLPLREVARRTGLGIATLYRHFPTRTDLIDAALAGHVAACRADMRAAQAEPDAWVALSAAIRAFAEHQIHAPGLNEALLGSHAAGDAFRDDRQAHAAALEQLVARAHRQGALDEAPPSATSASP; translated from the coding sequence GTGACTCGGAAAACCAGGGCCGACGCGGCCGCCAACCGTGAACACATCGTCGCGACCGCACGCGAGGCCTTCGCCGCGCGGGGCGTCGACCTTCCCCTGCGCGAGGTAGCCCGCCGCACCGGTCTGGGCATCGCGACGCTGTACCGGCACTTCCCCACCCGTACGGACCTGATCGACGCGGCCCTGGCCGGCCATGTGGCGGCCTGCCGTGCCGACATGCGGGCCGCACAGGCGGAGCCGGATGCCTGGGTCGCGCTGAGCGCCGCCATCCGCGCCTTCGCGGAGCACCAGATCCACGCCCCGGGACTCAACGAGGCCCTGCTGGGCTCGCACGCGGCAGGCGACGCGTTCCGCGACGACCGGCAGGCCCACGCGGCGGCGCTGGAACAACTCGTCGCCCGCGCACACCGGCAGGGGGCCTTGGACGAGGCACCACCGTCAGCGACGTCCGCGTCGCCTTGA
- a CDS encoding NADP-dependent oxidoreductase, with translation MFAVRFERFGSPEVLALGTAPEPHPGPRQVRIAVRAAGVSPVDLGLRAGSSPASRSLSLPHIPGVDAAGVIDEIGDEVTGHAVGDEVFGAVDVARLGGASAQYAVLDFLARKPHGMTWAEAGAAGTGIETATRALDLLDIQDGMTLLVDGAAGGVGSMVVQLAVARGARVIGTARPQSHGFVRELGGEPVDYGPGLPARIRALTAAPVDRALDVAGAGSLSELTDLAGTAHHVVTLADFGAPAHGVRLSLGRLGGQADGVHGLAPAAALADRGRFRVPVRDVYPAHQAARAHEAAAQPPRRGKIVVDLTRIR, from the coding sequence ATCTTCGCTGTGCGGTTCGAGCGGTTCGGTTCGCCCGAGGTCCTGGCTCTCGGCACGGCGCCCGAGCCGCACCCCGGCCCTCGCCAGGTCCGCATCGCCGTCAGGGCGGCGGGCGTCTCACCCGTCGATCTCGGGCTGCGCGCAGGCTCGTCCCCCGCGAGCAGGAGCCTTTCGCTGCCGCACATTCCCGGCGTCGACGCCGCCGGTGTGATCGACGAGATCGGCGACGAGGTGACGGGCCACGCCGTCGGCGACGAGGTCTTCGGGGCGGTCGACGTGGCACGGCTGGGCGGTGCGAGCGCGCAGTACGCGGTCCTGGACTTCCTGGCGCGCAAGCCGCACGGCATGACGTGGGCGGAGGCCGGTGCGGCGGGTACCGGCATCGAGACCGCGACCCGCGCCCTCGACCTGCTCGACATCCAGGACGGCATGACCCTGCTGGTCGACGGTGCGGCCGGCGGCGTCGGCAGCATGGTGGTGCAGCTCGCGGTGGCGCGCGGCGCCCGCGTGATCGGCACCGCGCGTCCCCAGAGCCATGGGTTCGTCAGGGAACTGGGAGGGGAGCCCGTGGACTACGGACCCGGTCTGCCCGCCCGGATCCGCGCCCTGACCGCCGCCCCGGTCGACCGGGCACTCGATGTCGCGGGAGCCGGGTCGCTCAGTGAACTGACCGACCTGGCGGGCACGGCGCACCACGTCGTCACCCTGGCCGACTTCGGGGCGCCGGCTCACGGAGTCCGGCTTTCCCTGGGCCGTCTCGGCGGCCAGGCCGACGGCGTCCACGGACTCGCCCCGGCCGCGGCACTCGCCGACCGTGGCCGCTTCCGCGTGCCGGTCCGGGACGTCTATCCGGCCCATCAGGCCGCGCGGGCGCACGAGGCAGCCGCACAGCCGCCCCGGCGGGGAAAGATCGTGGTCGACCTCACCCGTATCCGTTAG